A genomic segment from Dermatobacter hominis encodes:
- a CDS encoding DEAD/DEAH box helicase: protein MAAPSAPPPTDPEHLPSDPAPTDQDRIDALVADWSTDPRLVHVERIQGRPARLAATAQPLHPELERRLGDVPLWSHQARAIDLVRDGRSVVLATPTASGKSLCYQVPAAEAALERGATTLMVFPTKALAQDQLRTLASWDLPGVVAATYDGDCTPEERTWVRANADILLTNPEMLHHGILPNHGRWAAFLHRLELVVVDELHVLRGVFGTHTAQVLRRLRRLSETYGGSPRFVFTSATIGDPARLASELCGLDVQAITVDGSPSGARTVVLWNPEAELVGALPPDGARAAPADPSPDAGLDDAGLDHPEAGLDELDDMEAASGAVDRRWSVHAESASAAARLVAAGLRTLVFCRSRRATELVASEIRHRLPEELAPTVRSYRAGYLAEERREIEEELFSGRLRCVVATSALELGVDVGGLDAVVLSGYPGTIASFWQQVGRGGRERRPSLAVLVAGQDQLDQWMVRNPHELFGRSPEPAVINPDNPFVYVPHLACAAQEQALSRADEALWPEQLDEGVRRLVISDRASVRRRKGRRVVVWTGRGLPAPTIGLRSASRGELRIRDTEDQLIGTVEAGRAAAVVHPGAVYLHQGRPWTVVDLDLDGRTALVEPADGSVYTRTRSETSIRVLEQSDTRRVGAAGLALGAVEVTTQVVSYQTRSVRTHEVLDRTPLDLPPTDLVTRAVWYTFSDELVGGAGISDRELPGALHALEHAAIGILPLFTICDRWDVGGVSTAWLSDTGMPTVFIHDAHEGGAGIAELAFDASDRHLSATLDVIRACGCDDGCPSCVQSPKCGNGNEPLAKEAAARLLAATLGATVAADEPSAQPAS from the coding sequence ATGGCCGCGCCGTCAGCTCCCCCTCCCACCGATCCCGAGCACCTCCCGTCCGATCCGGCACCGACCGATCAGGACCGCATCGACGCGCTGGTCGCCGACTGGTCCACCGACCCGCGCCTCGTCCACGTCGAGCGCATCCAGGGGCGCCCGGCGCGGCTGGCCGCCACGGCGCAGCCGCTGCATCCGGAGCTCGAACGGCGGTTGGGCGACGTCCCGCTGTGGTCGCACCAGGCCCGCGCCATCGACCTCGTGCGCGACGGCCGGTCGGTCGTGCTCGCCACGCCCACCGCCTCGGGCAAGTCGCTCTGCTACCAGGTGCCGGCGGCCGAGGCCGCGCTCGAGCGGGGGGCCACCACGTTGATGGTGTTCCCCACCAAGGCGCTCGCCCAGGACCAGCTGCGGACGCTGGCGAGCTGGGACCTGCCCGGCGTGGTCGCGGCCACCTACGACGGCGACTGCACGCCCGAGGAGCGCACGTGGGTCCGGGCCAACGCGGACATCCTCCTCACCAACCCCGAGATGCTCCACCACGGCATCCTCCCCAACCACGGGCGGTGGGCGGCGTTCCTGCACCGGCTGGAGCTGGTCGTCGTCGACGAGCTCCACGTGCTCCGCGGGGTCTTCGGCACGCACACGGCGCAGGTGCTGCGTCGGCTCCGGCGGCTGTCGGAGACCTACGGCGGTTCGCCGCGGTTCGTCTTCACGTCGGCCACGATCGGCGACCCGGCCCGGCTCGCGTCGGAGCTCTGCGGGCTCGACGTGCAGGCGATCACCGTGGACGGCTCGCCGTCGGGCGCCCGGACGGTCGTGCTGTGGAACCCCGAGGCCGAGCTCGTCGGCGCCCTCCCGCCCGACGGGGCCCGGGCCGCACCCGCCGACCCCTCGCCCGACGCCGGGCTCGACGACGCCGGACTCGACCATCCCGAGGCCGGGCTCGACGAGCTCGACGACATGGAGGCCGCGAGCGGCGCCGTCGATCGGCGGTGGTCGGTGCACGCCGAGTCCGCGTCCGCGGCGGCGCGGCTGGTCGCCGCCGGCCTGCGGACGCTCGTGTTCTGCCGCTCCCGACGTGCGACCGAGCTCGTCGCGTCCGAGATCCGCCACCGGCTGCCCGAGGAGCTGGCGCCGACCGTGCGGTCGTACCGGGCCGGGTACCTGGCCGAGGAGCGGCGGGAGATCGAGGAGGAGCTGTTCAGCGGACGGCTCCGCTGCGTGGTCGCCACCAGCGCGCTCGAGCTGGGCGTCGACGTCGGCGGCCTCGACGCGGTGGTGCTGAGCGGCTACCCGGGGACGATCGCGTCGTTCTGGCAGCAGGTCGGTCGCGGCGGGCGCGAGCGGCGCCCCTCCCTCGCCGTGCTCGTGGCCGGTCAGGACCAGCTCGACCAGTGGATGGTCCGCAACCCGCACGAGCTGTTCGGCCGCAGCCCGGAGCCGGCGGTCATCAACCCCGACAACCCCTTCGTGTACGTGCCCCACCTGGCGTGCGCGGCGCAGGAGCAGGCGCTGAGCCGGGCGGACGAGGCGCTCTGGCCCGAGCAGCTCGACGAGGGCGTCCGCCGCCTGGTGATCAGCGACCGGGCCTCGGTCCGCCGGCGCAAGGGCCGGCGCGTGGTCGTGTGGACCGGCCGCGGCCTGCCCGCCCCGACCATCGGGCTGCGCTCGGCGTCGCGCGGCGAGCTGCGCATCCGCGACACCGAGGACCAGCTGATCGGCACCGTCGAGGCGGGGCGCGCCGCCGCGGTCGTGCACCCGGGCGCCGTGTACCTGCACCAGGGCCGGCCCTGGACGGTCGTCGACCTCGACCTCGACGGCCGCACCGCGCTCGTGGAGCCGGCCGACGGCAGCGTGTACACCCGGACCCGCTCCGAGACCTCGATCCGGGTCCTCGAGCAGTCCGACACCCGACGGGTGGGTGCCGCGGGGTTGGCGCTCGGCGCCGTCGAGGTGACCACCCAGGTCGTCAGCTACCAGACCCGCAGCGTCCGCACCCACGAGGTGCTGGACCGCACGCCGCTCGACCTGCCGCCGACCGACCTCGTCACCCGCGCCGTCTGGTACACGTTCTCCGACGAGCTCGTCGGCGGCGCCGGGATCTCGGACCGGGAGCTGCCTGGCGCCCTGCACGCGCTCGAGCACGCGGCGATCGGCATCCTCCCGCTGTTCACCATCTGCGACCGCTGGGACGTCGGCGGCGTGTCGACCGCCTGGCTGTCCGACACCGGGATGCCCACCGTGTTCATCCACGACGCGCACGAGGGCGGCGCCGGCATCGCCGAGCTCGCCTTCGACGCGTCGGACCGCCACCTGTCCGCCACGCTCGACGTCATCCGGGCCTGCGGCTGCGACGACGGCTGCCCGAGCTGCGTGCAGTCGCCGAAGTGCGGCAACGGCAACGAGCCGCTCGCGAAGGAGGCCGCCGCACGGCTGCTCGCCGCGACGCTCGGCGCGACCGTGGCGGCCGACGAGCCGTCGGCGCAACCCGCGTCCTGA
- a CDS encoding STAS domain-containing protein has protein sequence MLFDVRVLPEGDWDVLCVVGDLDLATVPALRQSFDRLDSPASAVDLSGVDYVDPVTLGVLLLGALRAGRAGGRFAVVCPPGPARDLLAETGVDRILTVVDDRSALP, from the coding sequence GTGCTGTTCGACGTGCGGGTGCTGCCGGAGGGGGACTGGGACGTCCTCTGCGTCGTCGGCGACCTCGACCTCGCCACGGTGCCGGCCCTGCGCCAGAGCTTCGACCGGCTCGACTCGCCGGCGTCGGCGGTCGACCTCAGCGGCGTCGACTACGTCGACCCGGTCACCCTCGGCGTGCTGCTGCTCGGCGCCCTGCGCGCGGGGCGCGCCGGCGGGCGCTTCGCCGTGGTGTGCCCGCCCGGACCGGCCCGCGACCTGCTGGCCGAGACCGGCGTGGACCGGATCCTCACCGTCGTCGACGACCGGTCCGCCCTCCCCTGA
- the topA gene encoding type I DNA topoisomerase, with protein sequence MGSPLVIVESPAKARTIAGYLGDDYVVESSIGHIRDLPRNAADVPKEYKGQSWARLGVDTENHFKPLYIVSPEKKDHVRHLKAMLKDADELYLATDEDREGEAIAWHLLEVLNPRVPVRRMVFHEITPEAIRHAIENPRDLDRRLVDAQETRRILDRLVGYEVSPVLWKKVNRGLSAGRVQSVATRVVVERERERMAFRAGSWWDLQATFRHVDEEKDQTPFPATLVELGGRRLATGKDFAQDGQLTPSARAADVVLLEEAAAGAVKDALADRPVAVRSVERRPYTRKPSPPFMTSTLQQEAGRKLRMSASMAMSTAQRLYENGYITYMRTDSTTLSDAALDAARRQIREKYGDAYLPDAPRRYANKVKNAQEAHEAIRPAGDSFRTPDQVRGELANAEFRLYEMIWQRTVASQMNDARGESVQVRLGTTTAPVAVPGTEGAPAEQQAVFAASGRTILFPGYLRAYVEGSDDPDAALDDQERLLPDMAEGDAVRADELDVAGHETQPPARYTEASLVKRLEELGVGRPSTYASTISTIQDRGYVWKKGSALVPSFTAFAVVTLLEQHFPTLVDYAFTAAMEEDLDRIASGTEDMEPWLTRFYFGAAGALAANGDDAPVPASASGDGLALKRLVEDLGDIDARAVNSIPLGADADGVPIVARVGRYGPYLERGAGDDVERASIPDDTPPDELTPERAVELLEAPSGDRDLGTHPTTGLVVHLKAGRFGPYIQEGEHDDETGLKPRTASLFQSMDPATVTLEQVLPLLELPREVGADPADGAVITTQNGRYGPYLKKGNDSRSLESEEQILTLTLDEALAILAQPKRRRGQGAPKPPLKELGPDPDSERPIVVKDGRFGPYVTDGETNASLRKGDSVEELTMDRALELLAERRARGPAKKSKKKAPAKKKATAKKKSAAKKKSPAKKKATAKKATAKKAAAASADDGDSAGSAPPPDGGE encoded by the coding sequence GTGGGCAGTCCCCTGGTCATCGTGGAGTCGCCGGCCAAGGCCCGGACCATCGCCGGGTACCTGGGCGACGACTACGTGGTCGAGTCGTCGATCGGACACATCCGGGACCTCCCGCGCAACGCCGCGGACGTCCCCAAGGAGTACAAGGGCCAGTCCTGGGCGCGCCTCGGCGTCGACACCGAGAACCACTTCAAGCCGCTGTACATCGTCTCGCCGGAGAAGAAGGACCACGTCCGGCACCTGAAGGCGATGCTGAAGGACGCCGACGAGCTCTACCTCGCGACCGATGAGGACCGGGAGGGGGAGGCGATCGCGTGGCACCTGCTCGAGGTGCTCAACCCGCGGGTGCCGGTCCGCCGGATGGTCTTCCACGAGATCACCCCCGAGGCGATCCGCCACGCGATCGAGAACCCGCGCGACCTCGACCGCCGGCTCGTCGACGCGCAGGAGACGCGCCGCATCCTCGACCGGCTGGTCGGCTACGAGGTCTCGCCGGTCCTCTGGAAGAAGGTCAACCGGGGCCTGTCGGCGGGCCGGGTCCAGTCGGTCGCGACCCGGGTGGTCGTCGAGCGGGAACGGGAGCGCATGGCGTTCCGGGCCGGGTCCTGGTGGGACCTGCAGGCGACGTTCCGCCACGTCGACGAGGAGAAGGACCAGACGCCGTTCCCGGCCACGCTCGTCGAGCTCGGCGGCCGCCGGCTCGCGACGGGCAAGGACTTCGCGCAGGACGGCCAGCTCACGCCGTCGGCCCGCGCCGCCGACGTCGTGCTGCTCGAGGAGGCGGCGGCCGGTGCGGTCAAGGACGCCCTCGCCGACCGGCCGGTGGCCGTGCGCTCCGTCGAGCGCAGGCCGTACACGCGCAAGCCGTCGCCGCCGTTCATGACCTCGACGCTCCAGCAGGAGGCGGGCCGCAAGCTCCGCATGTCGGCCTCGATGGCCATGTCGACCGCGCAGCGGCTCTACGAGAACGGCTACATCACCTACATGCGGACCGACTCGACGACGCTGTCGGACGCCGCGCTCGACGCCGCCCGCCGACAGATCCGGGAGAAGTACGGCGACGCCTACCTGCCCGACGCGCCCCGCCGCTACGCGAACAAGGTCAAGAACGCGCAGGAGGCCCACGAGGCGATCCGCCCCGCCGGCGATTCCTTCCGCACGCCCGACCAGGTGCGCGGCGAGCTGGCCAACGCCGAGTTCCGCCTCTACGAGATGATCTGGCAGCGCACGGTCGCGTCGCAGATGAACGACGCCCGCGGCGAGTCGGTGCAGGTCCGCCTCGGCACCACGACCGCGCCGGTCGCCGTGCCGGGCACCGAAGGTGCGCCGGCCGAGCAGCAGGCGGTCTTCGCCGCCTCGGGTCGCACGATCCTCTTCCCGGGCTACCTGCGGGCCTACGTCGAGGGCAGCGACGACCCCGATGCCGCGCTCGACGACCAGGAGCGGCTGCTCCCCGACATGGCCGAGGGCGACGCGGTCCGGGCCGACGAGCTCGACGTCGCCGGCCACGAGACGCAGCCCCCCGCCCGCTACACCGAGGCCTCGCTGGTCAAGCGGCTGGAGGAGCTGGGCGTGGGTCGGCCGTCGACCTACGCGTCGACGATCTCGACCATCCAGGACCGGGGCTACGTCTGGAAGAAGGGCTCGGCGCTGGTGCCGAGCTTCACCGCCTTCGCCGTGGTGACGCTGCTCGAGCAGCACTTCCCGACGCTGGTCGACTACGCGTTCACCGCCGCCATGGAGGAGGACCTCGACCGCATCGCGTCCGGGACCGAGGACATGGAGCCGTGGCTGACCCGCTTCTACTTCGGGGCCGCCGGCGCGCTGGCGGCCAACGGCGACGACGCACCGGTGCCGGCGTCGGCCAGCGGCGACGGCCTGGCGCTCAAGCGGCTGGTCGAGGACCTCGGCGACATCGACGCCCGGGCCGTGAACTCGATCCCGCTCGGCGCCGACGCCGACGGCGTCCCGATCGTCGCCCGGGTCGGCCGGTACGGGCCGTACCTCGAGCGCGGCGCCGGCGACGACGTCGAGCGGGCCTCGATCCCCGACGACACGCCGCCCGACGAGCTCACGCCCGAGCGCGCGGTCGAGCTGCTCGAGGCGCCCTCCGGCGACCGCGACCTCGGCACCCACCCGACGACCGGGCTCGTCGTGCACCTGAAGGCCGGCCGGTTCGGGCCGTACATCCAGGAGGGCGAGCACGACGACGAGACCGGGCTCAAGCCGCGCACCGCGTCGCTGTTCCAGTCGATGGACCCGGCGACGGTCACGCTCGAGCAGGTGCTGCCGCTGCTCGAGCTGCCCCGCGAGGTGGGGGCGGACCCGGCCGACGGCGCGGTCATCACGACCCAGAACGGCCGCTACGGCCCGTACCTCAAGAAGGGCAACGACTCGCGCTCGCTCGAGTCCGAGGAGCAGATCCTCACGCTCACCCTCGACGAGGCGCTGGCGATCCTCGCCCAGCCCAAGCGCCGGCGGGGCCAGGGCGCGCCGAAGCCGCCGCTGAAGGAGCTCGGCCCGGATCCCGACTCCGAGCGCCCGATCGTGGTGAAGGACGGTCGGTTCGGGCCCTACGTCACCGACGGCGAGACCAACGCCAGCCTGCGCAAGGGCGACTCGGTCGAGGAGCTGACGATGGACCGGGCGCTCGAGCTGCTGGCCGAGCGCCGCGCCCGCGGGCCGGCCAAGAAGAGCAAGAAGAAGGCGCCGGCGAAGAAGAAGGCGACCGCCAAGAAGAAGAGCGCGGCGAAGAAGAAGAGCCCCGCCAAGAAGAAGGCGACGGCGAAGAAGGCGACGGCGAAGAAGGCGGCCGCTGCGTCGGCCGACGACGGCGACAGCGCCGGATCAGCACCTCCGCCGGACGGCGGTGAGTGA
- the tmk gene encoding dTMP kinase: MSGRFIVFEGGEGSGKSTQAARLAEHLGALLTREPGGTALGARLRELLLAPPEDGTDDHGDGGRMAERAEALLMAADRAQHAAEVLAPALRSGRDVVCDRYIPSTVAYQGAGRGLDPVELARISGWAVDGLLPDVVVLLEVPDEVALARTGGARDRIEAAGAAFHRRVSDSFRAQAAADPDRWLVVDGDGSPDEVEARVRAAVATRWPDEVVDGGR, encoded by the coding sequence ATGAGCGGACGGTTCATCGTGTTCGAGGGCGGCGAGGGCTCGGGGAAGTCCACGCAGGCGGCGCGCCTGGCCGAGCACCTGGGCGCGCTCCTGACCCGCGAGCCCGGCGGCACCGCCCTCGGCGCCCGGCTCCGGGAGCTGCTCCTGGCGCCGCCCGAGGACGGGACCGACGACCACGGGGACGGGGGGCGGATGGCAGAGCGGGCCGAGGCGCTGCTGATGGCGGCCGACCGGGCCCAGCACGCCGCCGAGGTGCTCGCCCCCGCGCTGCGATCGGGCCGCGACGTCGTGTGCGATCGCTACATCCCGTCGACCGTCGCCTACCAGGGCGCGGGGCGGGGCCTCGATCCCGTCGAGCTGGCCCGCATCTCCGGGTGGGCGGTCGACGGCCTGCTGCCCGACGTCGTCGTGCTCCTGGAGGTGCCCGACGAGGTGGCCCTCGCGCGCACCGGCGGTGCCCGGGACCGCATCGAGGCCGCCGGCGCGGCGTTCCACCGCCGGGTGTCCGACAGCTTCCGCGCCCAGGCCGCGGCCGACCCCGACCGGTGGCTCGTCGTCGACGGCGACGGCAGCCCCGACGAGGTCGAGGCCCGCGTCCGTGCCGCGGTCGCGACCCGCTGGCCCGACGAGGTGGTCGACGGTGGCCGCTGA
- a CDS encoding MFS transporter yields MSDLTAPGDLVPGADPPAGWIERVFITRRFFALFNVQVISALGDWVGFFAITSLAASISTQPEAAIALVTTARVAPGIFLAPFIGVMVDRFDRKKIMVISDIARAIVFLFLPLVQTVPGLIVASFILEMFTLAWSPAKEATVPAVVPADRLTTANSLGLVAAYATMPVAGPIQYVLKVLNDHLAEISFLGFLGLNRELGDTQSLAFYFDSLSFLASALIISRFVYRGLPSTSAAARDARAAAEAEAEAEANGTASASTLGEAEEDERSSVRRALDDMREGLQFIGANPIVRGVILGLATGLIGGAMLVPLGPTFARFVIGNADTFPLFITALGLGVATGVVSLSALQKRLPKEQAFPILVFAGGVSMFFGVSMSTFWLAALGIFGLGACAGAVYVLGFTLLQEHTDDELRGRIFATMLTLVRACVLMALVIGPVLATVFNGFARSATGDQEGVPVLDLFGFDLAIPGVRLTLWLAALILCAAGVIASRSMKVGLRDHLRDGIRQAIGPSAEDRSRGNHPTALLPGSDGSVDEPTAEQPPTAEQPPTAPGPPGPSPAPPPYEGAPVPPPPGPPTGVPPTEVPPAAPGEDLAAEAAEVIAEGLGIDAPLPPDVTGEIAPLDIPHFHRRDAGRGAAGAPGPDGAAPDGARADEGAAREDDGKDAGR; encoded by the coding sequence GTGAGTGACCTGACCGCGCCAGGGGACCTCGTCCCCGGTGCCGACCCACCGGCCGGGTGGATCGAGCGGGTCTTCATCACCCGGCGCTTCTTCGCCCTCTTCAACGTCCAGGTCATCTCGGCGCTCGGCGACTGGGTCGGCTTCTTCGCCATCACCTCGCTCGCCGCGTCGATCTCGACCCAGCCCGAGGCGGCGATCGCGCTCGTCACGACGGCGCGGGTCGCGCCAGGGATCTTCCTGGCCCCGTTCATCGGCGTCATGGTCGACCGCTTCGACCGCAAGAAGATCATGGTCATCTCGGACATCGCCCGGGCGATCGTGTTCCTGTTCCTGCCGCTCGTGCAGACCGTCCCCGGCCTGATCGTCGCGAGCTTCATCCTCGAGATGTTCACGCTGGCGTGGTCGCCCGCCAAGGAGGCGACCGTTCCGGCGGTCGTGCCGGCGGACCGCCTGACCACCGCCAACTCCCTGGGCCTCGTGGCCGCCTACGCGACCATGCCGGTGGCCGGGCCGATCCAGTACGTGCTGAAGGTGCTGAACGACCACTTGGCCGAGATCAGCTTCCTCGGCTTCCTGGGGCTGAACCGCGAGCTGGGCGACACGCAGTCGCTGGCCTTCTACTTCGACTCGCTGTCGTTCCTGGCCTCCGCGCTGATCATCTCCCGGTTCGTCTACCGAGGCCTGCCGTCCACGTCCGCTGCGGCTCGCGACGCCCGCGCCGCGGCTGAGGCCGAGGCCGAGGCCGAGGCCAACGGCACCGCCAGCGCGTCGACGCTCGGCGAGGCCGAGGAGGACGAGCGGTCGAGCGTGCGTCGCGCCCTGGACGACATGCGGGAGGGCCTGCAGTTCATCGGCGCCAACCCGATCGTCCGGGGCGTGATCCTCGGCCTGGCGACCGGGCTGATCGGCGGGGCCATGCTGGTGCCGCTCGGCCCCACGTTCGCCCGGTTCGTCATCGGCAACGCCGACACCTTCCCCCTGTTCATCACGGCCCTCGGCCTGGGTGTGGCGACCGGCGTGGTCTCGTTGTCGGCGCTGCAGAAGCGCCTGCCCAAGGAGCAGGCGTTCCCGATCCTGGTGTTCGCCGGTGGCGTCTCGATGTTCTTCGGCGTGTCCATGTCGACGTTCTGGCTCGCCGCACTGGGGATCTTCGGTCTCGGGGCGTGCGCCGGAGCCGTGTACGTCCTGGGCTTCACGCTGCTCCAGGAGCACACCGACGACGAGCTGCGCGGCCGGATCTTCGCCACCATGCTCACCCTCGTCCGGGCCTGCGTGCTGATGGCGCTCGTGATCGGTCCCGTGCTCGCCACCGTGTTCAACGGGTTCGCCCGCTCCGCCACCGGCGACCAGGAGGGCGTGCCGGTGCTCGACCTCTTCGGGTTCGACCTGGCGATCCCGGGCGTGCGCCTCACGTTGTGGCTGGCCGCGCTCATCCTCTGCGCCGCCGGCGTGATCGCGAGCCGGTCGATGAAGGTCGGCCTGCGGGACCACCTGCGCGACGGCATCCGGCAGGCGATCGGACCGAGCGCCGAGGACCGGTCCCGGGGCAACCACCCCACCGCGCTCCTGCCCGGGTCCGACGGCAGCGTCGACGAGCCGACCGCGGAGCAGCCGCCGACCGCGGAGCAGCCGCCGACCGCGCCGGGCCCACCCGGGCCGTCCCCCGCCCCGCCGCCGTACGAGGGCGCGCCGGTGCCCCCGCCGCCAGGGCCGCCCACGGGGGTGCCGCCCACCGAGGTGCCGCCCGCAGCACCGGGCGAGGACCTCGCCGCCGAGGCCGCCGAGGTGATCGCCGAGGGGCTGGGCATCGACGCGCCGCTGCCGCCCGATGTGACCGGTGAGATCGCCCCGCTCGACATCCCCCACTTCCACCGGCGCGACGCTGGTCGGGGCGCCGCCGGCGCGCCGGGCCCCGACGGCGCAGCTCCCGACGGCGCCCGAGCCGACGAGGGCGCCGCTCGCGAGGACGACGGGAAGGACGCAGGACGATGA
- a CDS encoding acyl-CoA dehydrogenase family protein: MDLEPSDRGKELRDRLLEFMDTHVYPAEPVYREQMAAAGDPHAHPPIVEELKAAARERGLWNLFLPHRTEWTPDPLSNLDYAHLAEITGRSTALAPEALNCAAPDTGNMEVLSLFGTPEQQEQWLVPLLEGEIRSAFAMTEPDVASSDATNIQLRIERDGDDYVLNGRKWWISGAASDRCKILIVMGKTDPEAPRHLQQSMILVPMDTPGLTRVRDLPVFGYNDREGHCELDFTDVRVPASNLLSEEGSGFAIAQARLGPGRIHHCMRCIGIAERALELMCRRVTERVAFGKPLSEQGVVREWIADSRMEIEQARLLTLKAAYLMDTVGSKGAAIEISAIKVVAPNMALRVVDRAIQAHGGGGVSDDFPLAQMYAGLRTLRFADGPDEVHRRQVARQELARHAG; the protein is encoded by the coding sequence ATGGACCTCGAACCCTCGGACCGTGGCAAGGAGCTCCGTGACCGGCTCCTCGAGTTCATGGACACCCACGTCTACCCGGCCGAGCCGGTGTACCGGGAGCAGATGGCGGCCGCCGGCGACCCGCACGCCCACCCGCCGATCGTCGAGGAGCTGAAGGCCGCCGCCCGCGAGCGGGGGCTCTGGAACCTCTTCCTCCCCCACCGCACCGAGTGGACGCCCGACCCCCTCTCCAACCTCGACTACGCCCACCTCGCCGAAATCACCGGCCGCTCGACGGCCCTGGCGCCCGAGGCGCTCAACTGCGCCGCGCCCGACACCGGCAACATGGAGGTGCTGTCGCTCTTCGGTACGCCCGAGCAGCAGGAGCAGTGGTTGGTGCCGCTGCTCGAGGGCGAGATCCGCTCCGCCTTCGCGATGACCGAGCCCGACGTCGCCTCGTCGGACGCCACGAACATCCAGCTCCGGATCGAGCGCGACGGCGACGACTACGTCCTCAACGGCCGCAAGTGGTGGATCTCGGGCGCGGCGTCGGACCGCTGCAAGATCCTCATCGTCATGGGCAAGACCGACCCGGAGGCGCCCCGGCACCTGCAGCAGTCGATGATCCTCGTGCCCATGGACACGCCGGGGCTGACCCGGGTCCGTGACCTGCCGGTGTTCGGCTACAACGACCGCGAGGGCCACTGCGAGCTGGACTTCACCGACGTCCGCGTCCCGGCGTCCAACCTGCTGTCCGAGGAGGGCTCCGGGTTCGCGATCGCCCAGGCCCGGCTCGGCCCCGGCCGCATCCACCACTGCATGCGCTGCATCGGCATCGCCGAGCGCGCCCTCGAGCTCATGTGCCGCCGGGTCACCGAGCGGGTCGCCTTCGGCAAGCCGCTGTCGGAGCAGGGCGTGGTGCGGGAGTGGATCGCTGACTCCCGCATGGAGATCGAGCAGGCCCGCCTGCTCACGCTCAAGGCCGCGTACCTGATGGACACGGTCGGCTCGAAGGGCGCGGCCATCGAGATCTCGGCCATCAAGGTCGTGGCCCCGAACATGGCGCTGCGCGTCGTCGACCGGGCGATCCAGGCGCACGGGGGCGGCGGCGTGTCCGACGACTTCCCCCTCGCCCAGATGTACGCCGGCTTGCGCACGCTGCGCTTCGCCGACGGCCCCGACGAGGTGCACCGTCGCCAAGTCGCCCGCCAGGAGCTCGCCCGCCACGCCGGCTGA